In the Oscillospiraceae bacterium genome, AGAATTGCTGTGTTGTACTTTCTGGAACATAAGACCACCGCAGAGATCGCGGCCGCCGTTGGCCGTCCGCCTGCCACGGTCAATAACCAGCTCTGGCGCGCCAAGAACATCCTGCGCCAGCAGATCATCGAGAGGAGGCAGAAGGAATGAGCCTTTACTTTGATAACGAAAAATTGTTTGACGCCGAAGGCCACCTGACCGACGAGGGTCTGTATGCCCTGAAGGACGGCACCCTCGACGATCTGGGGGCGCTGGAAGCGGCCGAGCACCTGACATTTTGCGATTACTGCCTGCTGCGGTACACCAAAATGATCGATAACGCGCCGGAATGCCTGCAGCAGCCGATGCGCGACCTGATCCCGCAGGTGCAGAACCTCATGCGGCTGCGCAGCTTCCGCATTATGACCAACCGCTACGTTTCCACGGCGGCCGCGGTGGCGCTGGCTTTCCTGCTGTGGAACGTGACCACTTTCGGCATAACTGGCAGCACAGGCGTGCCCGTGGCCAGACCCACACCCACCGAGCCGCAGCCCAGTTTCCGCCAGCGCGTGAACAGCGTAGTGGGCGGCTTTTACGAAAGCCTGAACAATACCTTTAAAAACTTTACCCTGACCGCCGAAAGCGGCCTGGAACAGCTGAAAACAGAACCAATCGGCGGCGGTACCGCCAAGGGGGAATAAACTATGAAAAAGAACGCATTTCTGACATTTATTTTTGCCTGCATCCCAGGCGCAGGCCAAATGTACTACGGTTATATGAAGCGCGGCCTGTCGATGATCACGTTCTTCTGCCTGTTTATCATGGCAGGCACGCTGGTGGATGTTCTGGTCGTTGGCTCAGTCATCGTGTGGATGTACAGCTTTTTTGACACCTATGACCTCATCCGTCATCTGGCGGCAGGGGAACCCAAGGACGACGACCTGCTTCTGCCCGCCAACTGGGACAATATTAGGGCCATACTGCCCCAGCATAACAAGCTGCTGGGCTGGGGCCTGATCGCCTTTGGCGTCTGGGCGCTGTATGATATCCTCATCGCGGACTGGATGACCACCGTGCTGGTGCATTTCTTCGGCTACGGTTATGCGTATGATATCATCCACGGCATCCCCAATATCCTGGTGGGCATCCTGCTGGTGGTGGCCGGCATCAAGCTGCTGGGCCTGCACCCGGCCAAGAAGGCTGACCCCAACGAGGCCGACACCCTTCCGCCGTATCCGAATGAAAAGCAGTAAGGAAGCAGACCATAAAAAGGCCCCCTCTGGGAGGGGGCTCCCGCAAAGCGGATGGGGGAGAGAGCCTACGATTCAGCGGCAGCTAATGGGGCGGTCTCTCCCTCCGTCTGCGCTTCGCGCAGCCACCTCCCTCGCAGAGGGAGGCACTGCTCTGCTGCGTCTTAATGCTAATACAATCTGTATAATGCAAAGCGAGGTATTACAAAATGGATGAAATGAAAACCAACCCGCCGGTGCAAAATTCCCCGGCGGAACCGCCTAAAAAAGTCCGCCGCGTGGGCACGATGGCCTTTGCGGTGCTGCTCATCGCGGGTGGTGTACTGCTGCTGGCCCAGCAGTTCATGCCCAAGGCAAACCTGCTGGCTGTGTTAAAATTCGCGCCGGTCATCCTCATCGTGCTGGGCATCGAGGTGCTGGTCTACAGCACCAAGCCAAACGTAAAGATCAAGTTTGATTGGCTGGGCATTTTGGGCTGCGCGTTCGTCCTGGTCGTGGTGGGCACGGCGTCCCTGATACCGCTGGCCTGGCGCTGGCTGGGCGGCGCGGACCGCAACGCCGAAAAACGCATCGAGCAGCAGGTCGTGGACAGCATGTACGAGCAGCTTTCCGCCGACCCGGAGCTGAAAGCCAGCGTGACCTCGATGTACGCCAGCGTTGATTTTAACCGCACCGATATGGAAAACGTGGACTACACGCTGGAGCCGGGCGACACCCTGATCCTGTACCTGAACTTCCGCCAGGACGCCGCCGGCAATGAGCCGGAGTTTGCCGCCAACTGTGCCGCCATTGTGCAGGCCGCCAAAGCCGCAGGCTGGAACTTTACCACCATGAATTTTGGCACCGAGGAAAATGTCGGCGGCGTGTATGATACTTACCGTGCCGAGTTCTCCCAATCCTTTGCCGACGGCTTGACCACCGAGCAGCTGGCCAGGCGGGTGCAGAAGGGCTACTACTATAACTACGATTGCTACGACAGCAAAGAAGCCCGCGACAATGCCATCAAGGCTGACCTGCGGGAACAGATCAGCAATCGCTATGCCGATGAACACGACGACGTTTACCCCAGCGTTGATTACCTGAATGAGGAAACAGAACGCCAGTTCAACGCCCTCTACGGCAGCCAGACCACCGAAATTGCCACCCCGGAAAGCGCGGAGTAAATAAAGGCAATACCGCATAATTCTAAGTGCCGATACGGCGAGCGAGGTGCGGCAGCTGCTAAGCCAAAAGCGCAGATAATACTTTGTGCTGCAAAGGTGAGCGCCGCCGGTGGCGGATACAGCGAACCGAAGCAGGGGCAGCGGTCGCAGAGTGCGAGGGGCTTTTGTCCCCGAAGCACGATGCGGGTACCGCAACCCGACATTATCGAGCATTTTGGCAACGCAGATGCCGTGCCGCACACCGAGCCGCAGCGAGGCGCTTCGGAGCGCAACCGACGCTTTGCGGCGGCTCTTGGCGCGGAGATCCGCCGGAGCGGTGCTTAAGCCGTCAGGCGGGAATTGTGCGGTATTGCCTAAAGCAAAAACACCCCCGGATGCACGAACCAATGTGCATCCGGGGGCGTTTTATTTCGGATTTTAACGGTTATTCGTATCTCAAAGCTTCAATCGGGTCCAGCTTGGCGGCTTTGTTGGCGGGGTAATACCCGAAGAACACGCCAATGGCCATACTGAAACCAACGGCCACTACGATGGAAGAAATCGTAGGCTTGCCCGGCACTTTCATCAGGGTGCTCAATCCCACACCGGCCGCGATACCCAGCACCACGCCGATGACACCGCCGATCAGGCAGAGGATCACGCTCTCGGTGATAAACTGCATGCGGATGGCCGACGCCGGGGCGCCCAGCGCCTTGCGGGTGCCGATCTCACGGGTGCGCTCGGTGACCGAGACCATCATGATGTTCATAACGCCGATGCCGCCCACCAGCAGCGAGATGGCGGCAATGGCCGAGATGCCCAGAGACACGGTGTTCAGCATTTCGGTCATGCTTTCTACCAGGTTGGAAATGCTGGACGCGCTGACCGTCCAGCTGTCGTTGTAGGTGTAGTAGCTGGCGAAGAAATCGCCTACGGTGTTCACAAAACTGGTCACGTCCACGCCGTTGGCGGCCACCACCGTAAAGCTCTGGTAGCCGCTGGCGATGCCGGTGATGGTGCGGGCCACGTCCAGCGGGATGTAGATGTCCGTCTGGATGTCATCATCGCTGGTGGAACCGAACATGCTGGAATAGCTGTCCTCGGTGTATTTATACACACCTACGATGAAATAGGTGTACAAAGTGCCGTCGCTGCCCTGCAGAGTGAAGGACTTGCCGATGGCATCCTGCGGGCTGCCGCCGATGGCCTGGGTGACGAACTTCTCCGAGACACAGGCCAGCATACGGCCCGTGTCTTTGGCATCGTCCAGCCAGCGGCCGTATAAGATTTGCGAGTCATCGTCCTTGTTGGCCAGCGTGTCGTGGTTTACGCCGCTGACTGAGGCTTTGATGGTCGTGGTGGGGTCGCCGTATTTAGAAATCGTCTCCTGGCCGACGTCCACCGTGTATTCAAAGTGGTCTACCTTGTCAGGAAAAGC is a window encoding:
- a CDS encoding ABC transporter permease; the protein is MQLFENISMAFASVRSNKMRSLLTMLGIIIGIAAVIAIVTVGNSMTGSVTDSMSGMGVSNITVTVKQKTSGDTQGTAQGVTLRRFMDETPGESDRITDAMIHDFYAAFPDKVDHFEYTVDVGQETISKYGDPTTTIKASVSGVNHDTLANKDDDSQILYGRWLDDAKDTGRMLACVSEKFVTQAIGGSPQDAIGKSFTLQGSDGTLYTYFIVGVYKYTEDSYSSMFGSTSDDDIQTDIYIPLDVARTITGIASGYQSFTVVAANGVDVTSFVNTVGDFFASYYTYNDSWTVSASSISNLVESMTEMLNTVSLGISAIAAISLLVGGIGVMNIMMVSVTERTREIGTRKALGAPASAIRMQFITESVILCLIGGVIGVVLGIAAGVGLSTLMKVPGKPTISSIVVAVGFSMAIGVFFGYYPANKAAKLDPIEALRYE